In Nematostella vectensis chromosome 11, jaNemVect1.1, whole genome shotgun sequence, a genomic segment contains:
- the LOC5518453 gene encoding uncharacterized protein LOC5518453: protein MADGEMAKGRSLREGIVQKRGNVFKKWRFRYLVLTRDTLCIFKKEEDEKRGRTEGRIFVMDIADIDKYNSKKKDFSFYLVAEGRTYYFCCASEIDRELWMRAIKSARSAEYKEEENDPIRRKSMKLTGGLKRITIQKEKGRGLGCTIKCIGGVIFVNRILEDGAVSSSGVLRPGDQLLDINGIDLAGRTIEEVSEIIKSCTDRVICTVKPSTDFRYVDTHKTPDTDYAELDLSSLKARTGSDSSAETHNEERLNRHGHKRGSTSSSDTGGTPTNDASQNSPPRYEEPGYDDIVPIDEKRLSLPLPPREPISPKQQEDALNYLELNFHPDRQRERSRVHSEGPPRPTSKKPVLKLVSQEKQPAIEGQNPGTTKEIQNDEEGKATKKYEIPAYAYIELDFNDEMGSGKKPATLPKPSSNLRETQEAQRTGTLPK from the exons ATGGCTGACGGTGAGATGGCAAAAGGACGAAGCCTCCGAGAAGGAATCGTACAAAAGAGAGGGAACGTTTTCAAGAAATGGCGATTTCGCTACCTCGTCCTAACCAGGGATActttatgcatttttaaaaaggAAGAAGACGAGAAGCGAGGTAGAACCGAGGGAAGAATCTTCGTGATGGATATTGCAGATATCGATAAGTATAATTCTAAGAAGAAAGACTTCAGTTTCTATTTGGTCGCCGAAGGACGGACGTATTATTTTTGTTGCGCGTCAGAAATTGATCGCGAGCTATGGATGCGTGCCATCAAATCTGCACGTTCAGCGGAGtataaagaagaagaaaacgaCCCTATACGACGTAAAAGTATGAAACTAACTGGGGGCCTGAAAAGAATAACTATTCAGAAAGAAAAGGGCAGAGGTTTGGGATGTACAATTAAGTGTATTGGAGGTGTAATATTTGTCAATCGGATCCTAGAAGACGGTGCCGTCTCATCGAGTGGAGTCCTCCGACCAG GTGACCAGTTACTGGACATAAATGGAATCGATCTCGCGGGGCGCACGATTGAAGAAGTCAGCGAAATTATCAAATCATGCACGGATCGCGTCATATGTACTGTCAAACCCTCGACAGACTTCCGGTACGTGGATACCCATAAAACACCGGACACCGACTATGCCGAGCTCGATCTATCGTCGCTTAAGGCCAGAACTGGGAGCGATAGCTCCGCTGAGACCCACAATGAAGAGAGGCTTAATAGACATGGGCATAAAAGAGGAAGTACATCTTCATCAGACACAGGCGGCACCCCTACAAATGATGCCTCCCAAAATTCACCCCCTCGGTATGAGGAGCCTGGTTATGATGATATAGTCCCCATTGATGAAAAGAGACTATCCCTACCTCTCCCCCCACGTGAGCCTATTTCCCCCAAGCAACAAGAAGACGCACTTAATTATCTGGAGTTGAATTTTCACCCTGATAGACAACGTGAACGTTCACGTGTACACAGTGAAGGTCCACCTAGACCAACCAGTAAGAAACCAGTTTTAAAACTAGTTTCACAGGAAAAGCAACCTGCTATTGAAGGACAAAATCCAGGTACAACGAAAGAGATACAAAATGACGAAGAAGGAAAAGCAACCAAGAAATACGAGATTCCTGCATATGCCTACATTGAACTCGACTTCAACGATGAAATGGGGTCTGGTAAAAAGCCGGCGACTCTTCCTAAGCCTTCCTCGAATTtacgagaaacacaagaaGCACAAAGAACTGGGACACTTCCTAAGTAA
- the LOC5518452 gene encoding 60S ribosomal protein L30 yields MVSSKKQKKAMESINSRLALVMKSGKFTLGLKSTLKTLRQGKAKLVIIANNTPQLRKSEIEYYAMLAKTGVHHYTGNNIELGTACGKYFRVSVLSITDPGDSDIIRSMPSEQQPAGGQ; encoded by the exons ATGGTGTCCTCAAAGAAACAG AAAAAGGCCATGGAGAGCATCAACTCTCGACTTGCTCTGGTCATGAAGAGTGGAAAGTTCACGTTGGGTCTCAAGTCCACATTGAAGACCCTCCGACAAGGCAAAGCCAAGCTGGTCATCATTGCCAATAACACTCCTCAGCTACG AAAAAGTGAGATCGAATACTACGCTATGCTGGCCAAGACCGGTGTCCACCATTACACTGGCAACAACATTGAGCTGGGAACCGCCTGTGGAAAGTACTTCCGTGTGTCCGTCCTCAGTATTACAGACCCCGGCGACAGTGACATCATTAGGTCTATGCCGTCAGAGCAACAACCAGCAGGTGGCCAATAG
- the LOC5518451 gene encoding tubulin epsilon chain has product MRVRLDVPRNFQNGGRLVFWSKFSFSNYIFVFFNAMTQSIVVQVGQCGNQIGCRFWDLALREHASTNKTGVFDESLSSFFRNVDTRYDRLKDIPVGNSKGKIKSLKARAVLIDMEEGVVNNILKGPLHDVFDCQQLITDVSGCGNNWATGHMLYGHQYKEQISETIRHAAELCDCLQCFFLIHSMGGGTGSGVGTYVLNLLHVDYPDVYRFTTAVYPSADDDVITSPYNSVLAMHQLTEHADCVLPIENQALVDICNKVSSSLPPSRPGKRVMATDSSHSHVKSNSAITSGEGGITKGADKPFDAMNNIVANLILNMTSSARFEGSLNVDLNEITMNLVPFPKLHYLVSSQTPLYALTDVKLPPRRLDQMFTDAFSKDHQLIKADPKHNLYLACALILRGNVEVSDIRRNIERLKPSLKFIHWNQEGWKTGLCSVPPVGQPYSLLTLANNSCIKNTFVELKDRFMKLYKRKAHVHHYTHVDGLEVGQFDDGLESLSWLIQEYATLDTNAIPEGLERLKIA; this is encoded by the exons ATGCGCGTGCGCTTAGACGTCCCGCgaaattttcaaaatggcggcagacTTGTGTTTTGGTCcaaattttcattttcaaattatatatTCGTCTTTTTCAACGCGATGACTCAGTCGATAGTCGTGCAAG TTGGACAATGTGGGAACCAG ATTGGCTGTAGATTCTGGGACCTGGCATTAAGAGAACATGCTAGCACTAACAAGACAGGAGTCTTTGATGAGTCTCTCAGCAGCTTCTTTAGAAATGTGGACACTAG ATATGACAGGCTAAAAGACATCCCTGTTGGGAACtcaaaaggaaaaataaagtCCCTGAAAGCTAGG GCCGTCTTGATTGACATGGAAGAAGGGGTGGTTAACAACATCCTCAAAGGCCCCCTCCATGATGTATTTGACTGCCAGCAATTGATAACAGATGTGTCCGGCTGTGGAAACAACTG GGCGACAGGACACATGCTGTATGGTCACCAGTATAAGGAGCAGATATCTGAGACTATACGTCATGCTGCTGAACTGTGTGACTGCCTCCAATGCTTCTTCCTTATTCACTCTATGGGTGGAG GAACTGGTTCCGGTGTCGGTACTTATGTCCTTAACCTTCTCCATGTTGACTACCCTGATGTGTACCGGTTCACAACAGCAGTCTACCCCTcagctgatgatgatgtcatcacTTCACCGTATAACAG TGTTTTAGCAATGCACCAGCTAACTGAACATGCTGACTGTGTTTTACCCATTGAGAACCAA GCTCTGGTTGATATTTGCAACAAAGTGTCCAGCTCGCTACCCCCTTCAAGACCAGGTAAGCGAGTCATGGCAACAGACTCATCTCACTCACATGTGAAATCCAACAGCGCCATCACTTCTGGTGAGGGTGGTATCACTAAGGGAGCCGATAAACCATTTGACGCCATGAACAACATAGTTGCGAATCTCATACTTAACATGACCAGCTCAGCTAGATTCGAAGGCTCGCTGAATGTTGATCTGAATGAAATCACCATGAATTTGGTACCATTTCCAAAACTCCACTACCTGGTGTCCAGTCAAACACCATTGTATGCGCTGACTGATGTCAAGCTGCCACCACGACGCCTGGACCAAATGTTCACAGATGCCTTCTCCAAGGATCATCAGTTAATCAAGGCAGACCCCAAGCACAACCTTTACCTAGCTTGTGCCCTCATACTGAGAGGAAATGTTGAAGTGTCAGATATAAGAAGAAACATAGAGAGGCTAAAACCATCCTTGAAGTTTATCCACTGGAATCAGGAAGGTTGGAAAACGGGTCTGTGTTCAGTCCCGCCGGTAGGGCAACCTTATTCCCTTCTTACCCTGGCTAATAACTCTTGCATAAAGAACACATTTGTTGAACTGAAGGATCGATTTATGAAGCTGTACAAGCGCAAGGCCCATGTTCACCACTACACGCATGTGGACGGGCTGGAAGTGGGGCAGTTTGATGACGGGTTGGAATCTTTGTCATGGTTGATTCAAGAGTACGCGACACTTGACACTAATGCTATTCCTGAAGGACTGGAGAGACTTAAAATTGCTTAG
- the LOC116602043 gene encoding uromodulin has translation MIYQKTMLFYTSDVILLTQLTCLVLTAHAHACETSSQGIALTGHAYKIMRTRDLFACYYKCTAEDKCQSLNYYDDSKLCELNNRTSAGKEIKLRAQRSAFHMASPNRVLLGSSATAPAVSCEEILEVFGKMVSGIYWVVSKDTGNPQQTRCANGRELSPSSACKNNPCHNGATCHQENDESYKCACASGFTGKHCERVLSAECSSYIMMKDATRNINFKNSEEKCDSRLRLNWYRFSGSMGTRMPNRCIAKNYCDTDAPGWLAGGHPTIQQGVVWRKVCFHWLNDCCLWSIYIRVRNCGPYFVYQLRPTSKCDLRYCTE, from the exons ATGATTTATCAGAAGACGATG CTCTTCTACACCTCAGATGTAATACTCTTGACGCAGTTGACTTGTTTAGTCCTCaccgcgcatgcgcatgcctGCGAGACCTCCTCTCAAGGCATTGCACTAACAGGTCACGCGTACAAGATAATGCGAACACGTGATCTATTCGCGTGCTATTACAAATGTACGGCGGAAGACAAGTGCCAAAGCTTGAATTATTACGACGATTCTAAGCTTTGTGAGCTGAACAACAGAACTTCCGCTGGGAAAGAGATAAAACTGCGGGCACAGAGGTCGGCATTTCACATGGCGAGTCCTAATAGAG ttttactTGGAAGCTCGGCAACTGCGCCAGCAGTCTCATGTGAAGAGATTTTGGAAGTTTTTGGGAAAATGGTCAGCGGCATATACTGGGTGGTCTCAAAAGACACAGGGAACCCACAACAGACTCGTTGTGCAAATGGGAGAGAGCTGT CCCCTTCTTCGGCCTGTAAGAACAATCCGTGTCACAACGGGGCTACATGTCACCAAGAAAACGATGAATCATACAAGTGCGCCTGCGCTAGCGGTTTTACCGGAAAACACTGTGAAAGAGTTTTGA GTGCAGAGTGCAGCAGTTACATTATGATGAAGGACGCAACGCGGAATATCAATTTCAAGAATTCTGAAGAAAAGTGCGACAGTCGGCTAAGATTAAACTGGTACCGGTTCAGCGGTAGCATGGGCACGCGCATGCCTAATAGGTGCATAGCAAAGAATTATTGTGACACAGATGCGCCAGGTTGGCTAGCTGGCGGACACCCGACAATCCAACAGGGAGTTGTTTGGCGCAAAGTGTGTTTTCATTGGTTAAACGATTGCTGTTTGTGGAGCATATACATACGGGTCCGTAACTGCGGACCCTACTTCGTGTATCAGCTTCGCCCAACGTCTAAATGTGATCTGCGCTATTGTACTGAATAA
- the LOC5518385 gene encoding neuropeptide Y receptor type 2, translating to MENLTDRTPIQNVSNDLDFGRFKIGTIDIVFAVLYFAIDIIGVTGNALVIFVVKRNRSMHTTTNFLLVNLAFADIFTLLTCPRNGYWLAVMVNQPVGVAGDYICKFFTGNALVGITASVSSLTLTVLAVERYRALLKPMERKYSVSMENVKFVMAATWGISILVNIPDFLKNKYSDYYGKCICPFSLELVQPEFTHVLCTVLFLGVAPFLILSFCYIQIVSGLFLTKKICSEVTGNSSEIEAKKRLARLLISVTLAFYVCYISYGTYFLYLLFQDRVIIIQKYDIHYIVLKTVEFTLVCSSCINPILYGFQSSNYREGFKKLCWCYSQRLGNENNQFQMSTVIF from the coding sequence ATGGAAAACTTAACTGATCGGACCCCGATTCAAAATGTCTCAAATGATCTTGATTTCGGGCGGTTTAAGATCGGAACAATTGATATCGTCTTTGCGGTTTTATATTTTGCCATTGATATCATTGGGGTTACAGGGAACGCGCTGGTGATCTTCGTGGTGAAACGGAACCGGTCTATGCACACAACAACCAATTTTCTTCTAGTTAATCTCGCCTTTGCTGATATTTTCACTCTCCTGACATGCCCAAGAAATGGTTACTGGCTTGCCGTCATGGTTAACCAACCTGTCGGCGTAGCTGGGGATTATATCTGCAAGTTTTTCACCGGAAACGCTTTAGTTGGAATCACAGCTTCAGTGTCGTCCCTGACACTTACAGTGCTTGCCGTGGAACGATACAGGGCTCTGTTAAAACCAATGGAAAGAAAATACTCCGTGTCTATGGAGAATGTCAAGTTTGTCATGGCCGCAACATGGGGGATCTCGATTCTTGTGAATATTCCagactttttaaaaaacaaatacagcGATTATTATGGAAAATGCATTTGCCCATTCTCGCTGGAACTAGTACAACCTGAATTCACTCATGTTTTATGCACTGTTTTATTCCTTGGAGTGGCTCCTTTTCTTATTCTATCGTTCTGTTATATTCAGATAGTTAGTGGTCTCTTCCTAACGAAGAAAATTTGTTCAGAAGTCACGGGAAATTCGAGTGAAATTGAAGCAAAGAAGCGCCTGGCACGATTGTTGATCAGCGTGACTTTGGCTTTCTATGTGTGCTACATTTCATATGGGACCTACTTTTTGTATCTCTTATTTCAAGACCGAGTCATAATCATTCAGAAATACGACATACACTATATTGTACTTAAGACAGTGGAGTTTACATTAGTGTGTAGCTCTTGCATAAATCCGATCCTTTATGGGTTCCAGAGCTCGAACTATCGAGAGGGGTTTAAGAAGTTATGTTGGTGTTACTCACAGAGATTGGGAAACGAAAATAACCAGTTTCAAATGTCTACAGTTATTTTTTGA
- the LOC5518450 gene encoding uncharacterized protein LOC5518450 isoform X2, with product MSRGDMELQLKLFALCLLVVPNVLSIREVQKKCLCNSEWRLVYENNPSGGAVHGNKYALLAAILAGARVRVSTGDYVAEADGIYVHDGHAHAELLQHVSKATWMTFQADAYWYWTILATTGFHQNIRYNVGSSTPRGVTTNTRGTKWYVKSSFTSLLPVYANNKAGQAVSGTLGQLKAAVSAGQDIRAITEGSYQFPMQNVAFDNKVVAGQFLDHISKATSGATIQFQPNPYWWFTIISTSGKRDMSRWSVGTHTSRGHTSDTVSTEWFADPCWQLAYGHDTKGNAIQGSLNGLITAIQSGRRIRIQLGSSGAYTTEADNLSIIRGQVTAQALKHVSKASLETFQGDAYWWWLMVSTTGTVRMRRYDVEGTRDRGSTKTPYTVKWFVDTRPWSLALAHNEQGTPLAGSRAGLVKAVRAGAAVRIVQIDGAYAFPAQNLQVDPTGSDVAAQTLNSVSMQEVAGASEMEIQPNPYWWFTIVTSRGERDMSRWSVGAHVSRGNSKDRVGLKWFVQK from the exons AAAAAATGCTTGTGTAATTCGGAATGGCGACTTGTCTACGAAAATAATCCAAGTGGAGGAGCCGTGCACGGAAACAAGTATGCGCTGCTGGCCGCTATACTCGCGGGCGCCCGTGTCCGCGTCAGTACGGGCGACTATGTCGCAGAGGCTGATGGGATATATGTGCACGACGGTCATGCGCACGCAGAGCTGCTACAGCACGTGAGCAAGGCGACCTGGATGACTTTCCAGGCAGATGCTTACTGGTACTGGACCATTTTAGCGACCACTGGATTCCACCAAAACATCAG ATACAACGTCGGCTCCAGTACCCCACGAGGAGTGACTACCAATACAAGGGGAACCAAGTGGTACGTGAAGTCCTCCTTTACAAGCTTGTTACCTGTCTACGCCAACAACAAGGCCGGACAAGCAGTGTCCGGTACCCTTGGGCAACTGAAGGCCGCTGTGTCCGCCGGACAAGACATCCGGGCCATCACAGAAGGGTCCTATCAATTCCCGATGCAGAACGTTGCCTTCGACAACAAAGTCGTAGCGGGACAG TTTCTAGACCACATCAGCAAGGCGACATCGGGCGCGACGATCCAGTTTCAACCAAATCCATATTGGTGGTTCACCATAATAAGCACTAGTGGAAAGCGTGACATGTCACGCTGGTCAGTGGGTACGCACACGTCACGTGGTCACACATCGGATACCGTCTCCACCGAATGGTTCGCAGACCCGTGCTGGCAACTCGCCTACGGTCACGATACAAAGGGTAACGCAATCCAAGGGAGTCTCAATGGGCTTATCACCGCTATCCAATCAGGAAGGCGAATCCGAATCCAGTTGGGATCTTCAGGTGCATATACCACAGAGGCAGATAACTTGTCAATCATCCGTGGTCAAGTGACCGCACAGGCGCTAAAGCACGTCAGTAAGGCATCGTTGGAGACGTTCCAGGGTGACGCATACTGGTGGTGGCTAATGGTCTCGACAACTGGCACGGTCCGCATGAGAAG GTACGATGTTGAAGGGACTCGGGATCGCGGATCAACAAAGACGCCATACACCGTCAAATGGTTTGTCGACACGCGTCCATGGTCTCTCGCGCTTGCGCACAACGAACAGGGAACCCCCCTCGCCGGATCACGTGCAGGGCTCGTCAAAGCCGTCAGGGCCGGCGCGGCGGTACGCATCGTACAAATCGACGGAGCTTATGCGTTTCCCGCGCAAAATCTACAGGTCGATCCAACCGGAAGTGACGTAGCTGCACAGACGCTGAACAGCGTGAGTATGCAAGAAGTTGCGGGCGCAAGTGAGATGGAGATCCAGCCGAATCCCTATTGGTGGTTCACTATCGTGACGTCCCGCGGGGAACGGGATATGTCCCGCTGGAGTGTTGGCGCGCATGTCAGCCGAGGAAATTCGAAAGACCGCGTGGGGCTCAAGTGGTTCGTGCagaagtga
- the LOC5518450 gene encoding uncharacterized protein LOC5518450 isoform X1, with the protein MSRGDMELKLKLFALCLLVVPNVLSIREVQKKCLCNSEWRLVYENNPSGGAVHGNKYALLAAILAGARVRVSTGDYVAEADGIYVHDGHAHAELLQHVSKATWMTFQADAYWYWTILATTGFHQNIRYNVGSSTPRGVTTNTRGTKWYVKSSFTSLLPVYANNKAGQAVSGTLGQLKAAVSAGQDIRAITEGSYQFPMQNVAFDNKVVAGQFLDHISKATSGATIQFQPNPYWWFTIISTSGKRDMSRWSVGTHTSRGHTSDTVSTEWFADPCWQLAYGHDTKGNAIQGSLNGLITAIQSGRRIRIQLGSSGAYTTEADNLSIIRGQVTAQALKHVSKASLETFQGDAYWWWLMVSTTGTVRMRRYDVEGTRDRGSTKTPYTVKWFVDTRPWSLALAHNEQGTPLAGSRAGLVKAVRAGAAVRIVQIDGAYAFPAQNLQVDPTGSDVAAQTLNSVSMQEVAGASEMEIQPNPYWWFTIVTSRGERDMSRWSVGAHVSRGNSKDRVGLKWFVQK; encoded by the exons ATGAGTAGAGGAGACATGGAGCTAAAACTAAAACTTTTCGCGCTGTGTCTTCTGGTGGTGCCAAATGTGTTAAGCATAAGGGAGGTTCAG AAAAAATGCTTGTGTAATTCGGAATGGCGACTTGTCTACGAAAATAATCCAAGTGGAGGAGCCGTGCACGGAAACAAGTATGCGCTGCTGGCCGCTATACTCGCGGGCGCCCGTGTCCGCGTCAGTACGGGCGACTATGTCGCAGAGGCTGATGGGATATATGTGCACGACGGTCATGCGCACGCAGAGCTGCTACAGCACGTGAGCAAGGCGACCTGGATGACTTTCCAGGCAGATGCTTACTGGTACTGGACCATTTTAGCGACCACTGGATTCCACCAAAACATCAG ATACAACGTCGGCTCCAGTACCCCACGAGGAGTGACTACCAATACAAGGGGAACCAAGTGGTACGTGAAGTCCTCCTTTACAAGCTTGTTACCTGTCTACGCCAACAACAAGGCCGGACAAGCAGTGTCCGGTACCCTTGGGCAACTGAAGGCCGCTGTGTCCGCCGGACAAGACATCCGGGCCATCACAGAAGGGTCCTATCAATTCCCGATGCAGAACGTTGCCTTCGACAACAAAGTCGTAGCGGGACAG TTTCTAGACCACATCAGCAAGGCGACATCGGGCGCGACGATCCAGTTTCAACCAAATCCATATTGGTGGTTCACCATAATAAGCACTAGTGGAAAGCGTGACATGTCACGCTGGTCAGTGGGTACGCACACGTCACGTGGTCACACATCGGATACCGTCTCCACCGAATGGTTCGCAGACCCGTGCTGGCAACTCGCCTACGGTCACGATACAAAGGGTAACGCAATCCAAGGGAGTCTCAATGGGCTTATCACCGCTATCCAATCAGGAAGGCGAATCCGAATCCAGTTGGGATCTTCAGGTGCATATACCACAGAGGCAGATAACTTGTCAATCATCCGTGGTCAAGTGACCGCACAGGCGCTAAAGCACGTCAGTAAGGCATCGTTGGAGACGTTCCAGGGTGACGCATACTGGTGGTGGCTAATGGTCTCGACAACTGGCACGGTCCGCATGAGAAG GTACGATGTTGAAGGGACTCGGGATCGCGGATCAACAAAGACGCCATACACCGTCAAATGGTTTGTCGACACGCGTCCATGGTCTCTCGCGCTTGCGCACAACGAACAGGGAACCCCCCTCGCCGGATCACGTGCAGGGCTCGTCAAAGCCGTCAGGGCCGGCGCGGCGGTACGCATCGTACAAATCGACGGAGCTTATGCGTTTCCCGCGCAAAATCTACAGGTCGATCCAACCGGAAGTGACGTAGCTGCACAGACGCTGAACAGCGTGAGTATGCAAGAAGTTGCGGGCGCAAGTGAGATGGAGATCCAGCCGAATCCCTATTGGTGGTTCACTATCGTGACGTCCCGCGGGGAACGGGATATGTCCCGCTGGAGTGTTGGCGCGCATGTCAGCCGAGGAAATTCGAAAGACCGCGTGGGGCTCAAGTGGTTCGTGCagaagtga